The following coding sequences lie in one Carassius carassius chromosome 1, fCarCar2.1, whole genome shotgun sequence genomic window:
- the LOC132128063 gene encoding zinc finger protein 239-like translates to MASESRQRPDCTGEQLAPLLIFTRTPPQFIEEKEENEESSEVQEKNHVKTGGKPWSCSQTGEKPFTCDQCGKSFTRSSNLKDHMNIHVAERQHACDQCGKMFLWASLLKKHLKVHAKKKPYPRNLCVKGFLHLQNLKEHQKMHNGVREYVCFGCEKTFSSVSSLKLHERTHTGEKPYKCSHCDKRFSQSSNLKKHERIHTGEKPYECSHCDKRFSQTGDLKTHERTHTGEKPYKCSHCEKRFSDSSTLKRHERIHTGGKPYKCSHCDKRFRVSSNLKKHERIHTGEKPYECSHCDKRFSDLSSLKRHERIHTG, encoded by the exons ATGGCTTCAGAGAGCAGGCAGAGACCTGATTGTACAGGAGAACAACTCGCTCCTCTCCTGATCTTCACCCGGACGCCTCCAC agttcattgaagaaaaagaggaaaatgaaGAATCAAGTGAAGTTCAGGAGAAAAATCATGTCAAAACTGGTGGAAAACCTTGGAGTTGCTCTcaaactggagagaaaccattcacttgtgatcagtgcgggaagagtttcacacgATCATCAAACCTTAAGGATCACATGAACATCCACGTTGCAGAGAGGCAGCATGCATGTGATCAATGcggaaaaatgtttttatgggctTCACTTCTGAAGAAACACTTGAAAGTTCATGCAAAGAAGAAACCATATCCACGTAATTTGTGTGTTAAGGGTTTTTTGCATCTACAAAATTTGAAAGAACATCAGAAAATGCATAATGGTGTGAGAGAGTACGTGTGCTTTGggtgtgaaaagacttttagtTCAGTGAGCAGTTTAAAACTACATGAGAggacccacactggagagaaaccttacaagtgttcacactgtgacaagagattcagtcaatcatcaaatctgaaaaaacatgagaggatccacactggagagaaaccttatgagtgttcacactgtgacaagagattcagtcaaacaggagatctgaaaacacatgagaggacccacactggagagaaaccttacaagtgttcacactgtgaaaagagattcagtgattcatcaactctgaaaagacatgagaggatccacactggagggaaaccttacaagtgttcacactgtgacaagagattcagagTGTCATCTaatctgaaaaaacatgagaggattcacactggagagaaaccttatgagtgttcacactgtgacaagagattcagtgatttatcaagtctgaaaagacatgagaggatccacactggataG